GGGAGGGCAGGGTGGAGGAGGAGCAAGGGGGGACCCAGCAGGCTTCCTAGGAGCCCGCCCAGGTTCCAGGCGGCGTAGAGCCGGCCCGTGTTTCCTAGAAGTCCTCCCCTGTCCACCCTCAGGAGAAGGGTGTCCCAAGCCACCACGGCCAAGTCGGTGGCTACCATGAGGGGATAGGCCAGGAGGACGAGGAGGGCCGCTTCCCGGGGGAGAAAGGGGAAGGGAAGCCAGAGGAGCCCCCGGAGGAGGCGGAGGAGAAGGAGAGCCCGGGCGGGGTGGGCCCGGTCGACCCAGGGGCTCAGAAGAAGGAGGGGTCCCAGGGTCAGGTAGCCCATGACGGCGAAGAGCCCGACCCAAAGGGCTTCCCCCGTGCGGGCCACCTCGAGGGCCAAGGCGCTGAAGCCCAGGGCGGCTCCCAGGTCGCCCAAGGCTTCAGGTAGCAGTGGGATCTTGCGGATCAAGGAGGAAATTGGGTTTACAAGTTTGCGGAGAAGCCTTCTAACCAGATAATGCCCCCTTCGACGGGGTACGCCACCGGTTGCCAAATCCTACCTCCTGTGAAGCCAAACCCCAAAGCCTGGCTCCTGCCCATCCTTGGAACACTTCATCCCTCCCTTCGGCTTCACCCCTAGGATACCAGGGGGAAGGTAACGCACCGGAAGGGTTAACCTGGTTACCTTCCCCTACCCGGGAGTTACGTTTTTCCCACGAGGGCTACCTTAGCCTGGACCATGTTCCGGTACAGGTAGACCCTGGGCCTGGGGGAGGTGGTGGCTACGGGTCGGGCCACGCCCGGAAGAAGGGCGAAGTCCTGCTAACCGGGGCCATGGACCGTTCCGAGAGGTGAAGAGGGAGTACGGCGTGTGGGGCGGCGCCGGGTTCTGGCGGAGGGCGAGGCCAGGAGGGGCGGTTCATGGGGCTTCAGGTATCGTCCCTTCCGCCTTTCCCAGCGAAGGTAGGCCATGGCAGGATGGAGCCATGGCCCCTAGCCTGGTGTTCCTGGGAGCGGGCAACCGCGGCATGGCCTATGCCCACCACGCCCACGCCCTGGGCGCCCGCATCGCCGGGGTGGCGGACCCCCGCCCCGAACGCCTCCAGGCCTTCCGGGAAGCCTTCTCCGTGGAGCGGACCTTTGCCGACTGGCGGGAGGTTCTGGAGGCTCCCCTTCTGGGGGAGGCGGCGGTCATCGCCCTGCCCGACCGGCTCCACGCTGAGGCGGCGGTGGCCCTGATGGAGAAGGGCTACCACCTCCTCCTGGAGAAACCCATCGCCCCCACCTGGGCCGAGGTGGAACGGGTGGCCCAGGCCAAGGAACGCACCGGACGCCTGGTGGCCGTGGCCCACGTGCTCCGCTACACCCCTTACGCCCGGGCCCTGAAGGGGCTCTTAAGGGAAGGGGCCGTGGGGGAGGTGGTGTCGGTCCAGCACCTGGAACCCGTGGGCCACTGGCACTACGCCCATAGCTTCGTGCGGGGAAACTGGCGAAGGGAAGAGGAGTCCAGCCCCTTTCTCCTGGCCAAGAGCGTGCACGACCTGGACTGGCTGCTTTTCGTGATGCCGGGGGAGGTGAGGCGGGTAGCCTCCTTCGGGGGGCTCTTCCATTTCCGCCCGGAGAACCGACCTCCCAAGGCGGCCTCCCGATGCCTGGAATGCCCGGAGGAGGTGGAGAGGAACTGCCCCTTCTCCGCCAGGCGCATCTACCTGGAAGCCTACGAGAAGGGGGAGAGGGGCTGGCCCCTGGACGTGGTGGCCTACCCGGTGACCTGGGAGAACCTGGTAAAGGCCCTGGCGGAAGGCCCCTATGGGGAGTGCGTGTACCTGGGGAAGAACGACGTGGCGGACCACCAGGTGGTGATGCTGGAATACCGGGATGGGCGCACGGCCAGCTTGCACGTGGAAGGCCTAAGCCGGATGCGGTTTCGCAAGACCCGGATCTTCGGCACCCGGGGGGAGCTCTTTGGGGAC
This sequence is a window from Thermus antranikianii DSM 12462. Protein-coding genes within it:
- a CDS encoding Gfo/Idh/MocA family protein codes for the protein MAPSLVFLGAGNRGMAYAHHAHALGARIAGVADPRPERLQAFREAFSVERTFADWREVLEAPLLGEAAVIALPDRLHAEAAVALMEKGYHLLLEKPIAPTWAEVERVAQAKERTGRLVAVAHVLRYTPYARALKGLLREGAVGEVVSVQHLEPVGHWHYAHSFVRGNWRREEESSPFLLAKSVHDLDWLLFVMPGEVRRVASFGGLFHFRPENRPPKAASRCLECPEEVERNCPFSARRIYLEAYEKGERGWPLDVVAYPVTWENLVKALAEGPYGECVYLGKNDVADHQVVMLEYRDGRTASLHVEGLSRMRFRKTRIFGTRGELFGDGRYLRLYRFGEGERVFDLETEREGSIRSGHGGGDLGLVRAFLEALTQEDESLVEPFSEAVQAHRLTFLAEEARREGRVVQVDNPLP